The following coding sequences are from one Schizosaccharomyces osmophilus chromosome 1, complete sequence window:
- the rpl1601 gene encoding 60S ribosomal protein L13/L16 has translation MSEFQKVVVIDAKGHLLGRLASVVAKQLLGGQKVVVVRCEELNISGSFFRNKLKYLAYLRKSCRYNPTRGAFHFRAPSRIFQKAVRGMLPHKSPRGQAALEHLQAVEGVPPPFDKQKRVVVPAALRVLRLKPGRKYCTVGRLSSEVGWKYADVVSKLEERRKVKSAAFYQAKHSKQKKVGAAKSASKINSKLSEYGY, from the exons ATGTctgaatttcaaaaagtagtCGTTATAGACGCCAAGGG ACATCTTCTTGGTCGTTTGGCCTCCGTCGTTGCTAAGCAGCTTTTGGGCGGACAAAAGGTTGTGGTTGTTCGCTGTGAGGAATTGAACATTTCCGGCAGCTTCTTCCGTAACAAACTCAAGTACCTCGCCTACTTGCGCAAGTCTTGCCGTTACAACCCTACTCGTGGTGCTTTCCACTTCCGTGCTCCTTCTCGCATCTTCCAAAAGGCTGTTCGTGGTATGCTTCCCCACAAGAGCCCCCGTGGTCAAGCTGCTTTGGAACACTTGCAAGCTGTTGAAGGTGTTCCCCCTCCTTTCGACAAGCAAAAGCGTGTTGTTGTCCCTGCTGCCCTCCGTGTCTTGCGTCTTAAGCCTGGCCGCAAGTACTGCACTGTTGGTCGTCTCTCCTCTGAAGTTGGCTGGAAGTACGCTGACGTTGTTTCCAAGTTGGAAGAACGCAGAAAGGTCAAGAGCGCTGCTTTCTACCAAGCCAAGCACTCcaagcaaaagaaggttGGTGCTGCCAAGTCTGCTTCTAAGATTAATTCAAAACTTTCCGAATACGGCTATTAA
- the tef103 gene encoding translation elongation factor EF-1 alpha Ef1a-c, protein MGKEKGHINIVVIGHVDSGKSTTTGHLIYKCGGIDKRTIEKFEKEATELGKGSFKYAWVLDKLKAERERGITIDIALWKFETPKYYVTVIDAPGHRDFIKNMITGTSQADCAILIIGGGTGEFEAGISKDGQTREHALLAYTLGVKQLIVAVNKMDSVQYSQARFEEIIKETSNFVKKVGFNPKTVPFVPVSGFQGDNMIEPTSNMTWYQGWQKESKAAGVVKGKTLLEAIDAIEPPIRPVEKPLRLPLQDVYKIGGIGTVPVGRVETGTIKPGMIVSFAPAGITTEVKSVEMHHESLQAGLPGDNVGFNVKNVSVKDIRRGNVAGDSKNDPPMGCANFTAQVIILNHPGQISVGYSPVLDCHTSHIACRFNELIEKIDRRTGKKIEEAPKYVKSGDACIAQMLPSKPMCVEAFTDYAPLGRFAVRDMRQTVAVGVIKAVEKSAPGQAKVTKAAQKAGKK, encoded by the coding sequence atGGGTAAGGAAAAGGGACACATTAACATTGTCGTTATCGGTCACGTCGATTCTGGTAAGTCTACCACTACCGGACACTTGATTTACAAGTGTGGTGGTATTGACAAGCGTACCATCGAAAAGTTCGAGAAGGAAGCCACCGAATTAGGTAAGGGTTCTTTCAAGTACGCCTGGGTTTTGGATAAGCTTAAGGCCGAACGTGAACGTGGTATCACCATCGACATTGCCCTCTGGAAGTTCGAAACTCCCAAGTACTACGTTACTGTTATTGATGCCCCTGGTCACCGTGACTTCATCAAGAACATGATTACTGGTACTTCTCAAGCTGACTGTGCCATTCTCATTATTGGTGGTGGTACTGGTGAATTCGAAGCTGGTATCTCTAAGGACGGCCAAACTCGTGAGCACGCATTGCTTGCCTACACCTTGGGTGTCAAGCAACTCATCGTTGCTGTCAACAAGATGGACTCTGTCCAATACTCTCAAGCTCGTTTTGAGGAAATTATCAAGGAGACCTCCAACTTCGTCAAGAAGGTTGGTTTCAACCCCAAGACCGTTCCTTTCGTCCCCGTCTCTGGTTTCCAAGGTGACAACATGATTGAGCCTACCTCTAACATGACCTGGTACCAAGGCTGGCAAAAGGAGAGCAAGGCTGCTGGTGTTGTTAAGGGTAAGACTCTTTTGGAAGCCATTGACGCCATTGAGCCTCCTATCCGTCCCGTTGAGAAGCCTCTTCGTCTTCCTCTTCAAGATGTTTACAAGATCGGTGGTATCGGTACAGTCCCCGTCGGTCGTGTTGAAACTGGTACTATCAAGCCCGGTATGATCGTCAGCTTTGCCCCCGCTGGTATTACCACTGAAGTTAAGTCCGTCGAAATGCACCACGAGTCTCTCCAAGCTGGTCTTCCTGGTGACAACGTCGGATTCAACGTCAAGAACGTTTCCGTTAAGGACATCCGTCGTGGTAACGTTGCTGGTGACTCCAAGAACGACCCTCCTATGGGCTGTGCTAACTTCACCGCTCAAGTTATCATTCTTAACCACCCCGGTCAAATCTCCGTTGGTTACTCTCCTGTTTTGGATTGCCACACTTCTCACATTGCTTGCCGTTTCAACGAGCTCATTGAGAAGATTGACCGTCGTACCGGTAAGAAGATTGAAGAAGCTCCCAAGTACGTCAAGTCCGGTGATGCTTGTATCGCACAAATGCTTCCCAGCAAGCCTATGTGCGTTGAAGCTTTCACTGACTACGCTCCTCTTGGCCGTTTCGCCGTCCGTGACATGCGTCAAACCGTCGCTGTCGGTGTTATCAAGGCCGTTGAGAAGTCTGCCCCTGGCCAAGCTAAGGTTACCAAGGCTGCCCAAAAGGCTGGTAAGAAGTAA
- the rpc31 gene encoding DNA-directed RNA polymerase III complex subunit Rpc31 has product MRRGGRGNVNLGGMTWQEVLEFNARTGPTKLYPDRDLPIQRSIRPHELLEIRFFNEIRNSFIQESAFYVRKEKANAVPINDDGLVRYSDRNKPKRKNENLRLSDLDLDPKFFPEELRKTLGAEGGIKKRARRKLDMKTFIDFTINTEDLKDDAPETANPTNEEVPEEVEDEDEDFGDDDDNDYGENYFDNGEGDDFEDYEGEDGGVLD; this is encoded by the coding sequence atGCGTCGCGGTGGCCGTGGAAATGTAAATTTAGGAGGTATGACTTGGCAGGAAGTGCTCGAATTTAATGCTCGCACTGGTCCTACCAAGCTGTATCCTGATCGTGACCTCCCTATCCAACGATCAATTCGTCCACATGAGTTGTTGGAGATTCGGTTTTTTAACGAAATTCGAAACTCATTTATCCAAGAAAGTGCATTCTATGtacgaaaagaaaaagcaaatgcaGTCCCAATTAACGACGATGGGCTTGTGCGATATAGTGATCGCAATAAaccaaaacgaaagaaCGAAAATCTGCGACTGAGCGACTTGGATTTGGATCCAAAGTTTTTTCCTGAAGAGCTTCGCAAGACACTAGGAGCTGAAGGTGGAATCAAGAAGAGAGCTAGGCGGAAATTGGATATGAAGACGTTCATCGATTTTACAATCAACactgaagatttgaagGACGACGCTCCAGAAACTGCCAATCCTACCAATGAAGAAGTGCCTGAAGAGGTAGAAGACGAAGACGAAGACTTCGGCGATGACGACGACAATGATTATGGTGAAAACTACTTTGATAATGGTGAAGGAGATGATTTTGAGGACTATGAAGGAGAGGATGGCGGTGTCCTTGACTGa
- the thf1 gene encoding C1-5,6,7,8-tetrahydrofolate (THF) synthase, trifunctional enzyme Thf1, translating into MAQILEGVALARQTREFLRERVSSIQKTCPTFQPVLKIVQVGAREDSSVYVRMKTRAAAETGINCEHINFPPDISEYELLLALKQFNDDPSVHGIIVQLPLPAHLDERRITESVSVEKDVDGFCEGNLGRLAKRGSDPLFVSCTPKGVMEMLRHYNISVAGKHAVVIGRSNIVGLPMSLLLEKANATVTICHSKTEAISDIVKTADIVVSAIGSAHFVKADWFKKGAVAIDVGINYIPDSSKKSGYRMTGDIDFENAKEVVSAITPVPGSVGPMTVAMLMQNVVESAIRFKDLSRKRMPSLLPLKLQSPVPSDIDIARSQTPKFISDLANEIGISKNELECYGSYKAKVSLDLLKRLTHRRDGHYVVVTGITPTPFGEGKSTLTAGLVQALSNLNKLAVACVRQPSQGPTFGIKGGAAGGGYSQFFPMEDFNLHLTGDIHAITAATNLLAAAIDTRIFHENTQSDTALFKRLTTVKGNKTEFAPVMFHRLQKLGIHKRKPEELTDEEKSRFARLDIDPSTISWNRTLDVNDRFLRKITIGENPTEKGFTRQTGFDLSVASECMSVLALATDLRDMRERLGRMVVASNKQGEPVTADDLGVGGALVVLLKDAMKPTLMQTLEGTPALVHAGPFANISIGASSIIADKIALKLAGTEPDEDEHKDAGYVVTEAGFASDIGMEKFMNIKCRTSGHKPDAVVIVATVQALKLHGGGPPVGPGKPIPNEYKNEDVELVRKGCSNLAKHISNSRKYGLPVVVAINKFASDSESEISAIREEAIRAGATDAVVSNHWAEGGKGALDVARALIHACENEKADFRFLYDLHLPIEKKIEIITKEMYGADGIEMSPLAQERLNRFTEQGYNDLPICIAKTQYSLSADPDLKGAPTNFTVPIRDMRLSAGAGFIYPLAAAISTIPGLPTKPAYYNIDLDEEGNILGLS; encoded by the exons ATGGCTCAAATTTTAGAGGGCGTCGCATTAGCGCG CCAAACCCGGGAATTTTTGCGCGAACGCGTTTCTTCCATACAAAAAACATGCCCAACCTTTCAACCTGTTTTAAAGATCGTTCAGGTTGGCGCACGCGAGGATTCCAGTGTCTATGTGCGTATGAAAACGCGTGCTGCTGCTGAG ACTGGTATAAACTGTGAACACATCAATTTCCCCCCAGACATTTCCGAATACGAATTGTTATTGGCATTAAAACAATTCAATGACGACCCTTCAGTTCATGGAATTATCGTTCAATTGCCCCTTCCTGCTCATTTGGATGAGCGTCGCATTACTGAGTCTGTCAGCGTTGAAAAAGACGTTGATGGCTTCTGTGAAGGAAATCTCGGTAGACTTGCTAAGCGCGGTAGCGACcctctttttgtttcctgCACTCCTAAAGGTGTCATGGAGATGCTAAGGCACTACAACATTTCCGTCGCCGGAAAGCATGCCGTCGTGATAGGTCGTAGTAACATCGTTGGTTTACCCATGAGCttgcttttggaaaaagccAATGCTACCGTTACGATTTGCCATTCGAAAACAGAGGCTATTTCAGATATTGTTAAAACTGCCGATATTGTCGTTTCTGCTATCGGTTCTGCCCATTTCGTAAAAGCCGACTGGTTTAAGAAAGGCGCTGTTGCAATTGATGTCGGAATTAATTACATTCCTGACTCCTCCAAAAAATCCGGTTATCGCATGACCGGTGACATTGATTTcgaaaatgcaaaagaagtCGTGAGTGCCATTACTCCAGTCCCCGGATCAGTCGGTCCTATGACCGTCGCCATGTTGATGCAAAATGTTGTGGAATCTGCCATTCGTTTTAAGGACTTGTCTCGTAAGCGAATGCCTTCTCTTTTGCCTTTGAAATTACAATCTCCCGTTCCCAGTGATATCGATATTGCCAGATCTCAAACTCCTAAATTCATTAGTGACTTGGCTAATGAGATTGGTATTTCCAAGAATGAATTAGAATGCTATGGTTCCTATAAGGCCAAAGTGAGTTTGGATCTGTTGAAACGTTTGACTCACCGTCGTGATGGTCATTATGTTGTAGTCACCGGTATCACTCCTACGCCTTTTGGTGAGGGTAAAAGCACCCTTACTGCTGGACTCGTTCAGGCTCTTTCCAACCTAAACAAGCTCGCTGTTGCTTGCGTTCGCCAACCTTCTCAAGGCCCAACGTTTGGCATCAAGGGCGGTGCTGCTGGGGGTGGTTATTCTCAGTTCTTCCCTATGGAGGATTTTAATCTTCATTTGACTGGTGATATCCATGCCATTACTGCAGCCACCAATCTCCTTGCTGCTGCTATTGATACTCGTATTTTTCACGAAAATACCCAAAGTGATACTGCTTTGTTTAAACGACTAACTACTGTAAAAGGCAACAAAACCGAATTTGCACCTGTAATGTTTCACCGCCTTCAAAAACTCGGCATTCACAAGCGAAAGCCTGAAGAATTAACCGACGAGGAAAAATCACGATTTGCCAGATTAGACATTGATCCATCAACTATTTCTTGGAATCGCACCTTAGATGTCAATGATAGATTCCTTCGTAAAATTACTATTGGAGAAAATCCCACCGAAAAGGGATTCACTCGCCAAACTGGCTTTGACTTATCGGTTGCTAGTGAATGTATGTCAGTGTTGGCTTTGGCTACTGATTTGAGGGACATGCGCGAACGGTTGGGTAGAATGGTTGTTGCCAGCAATAAACAAGGTGAGCCTGTTACTGCAGATGATTTAGGTGTCGGCGGTGCCCTCGTTGTATTGCTTAAAGATGCCATGAAGCCTACATTGATGCAAACCCTTGAGGGTACACCGGCTCTTGTTCATGCAGGTCCATTTGCAAACATTAGTATTGGTGCTTCCTCTATCATTGCAGATAAAATTGCTCTAAAGTTGGCAGGTACAGAGccagatgaagatgaacaTAAAGATGCTGGTTATGTCGTTACTGAGGCAGGATTTGCCTCTGATATTGGCATGGAGAAATTCATGAATATAAAGTGCCGTACTTCTGGTCATAAACCCGATGCCGTTGTTATTGTCGCAACTGTGCAGGCCCTCAAACTCCATGGTGGAGGACCTCCTGTTGGTCCTGGTAAGCCTATTCCTAATGAATACAAGAACGAAGATGTCGAACTTGTTCGAAAGGGTTGTTCCAATCTTGCTAAGCATATTAGCAACTCTCGTAAATACGGTCTTCCTGTTGTGGTTGCGATCAACAAATTTGCATCCGACTCTGAGAGTGAGATTTCTGCTATTCGTGAAGAAGCTATTCGTGCTGGAGCTACCGATGCCGTTGTTTCTAATCACTGGGCTGAAGGAGGAAAAGGTGCATTGGATGTTGCTCGTGCCTTGATTCATGCCTGTGAGAATGAGAAGGCTGACTTCCGATTCTTGTATGATTTGCACTTGccaattgaaaagaaaattgaaatcatTACTAAGGAAATGTATGGAGCTGATGGAATTGAAATGAGTCCTTTGGCACAGGAAAGATTAAACCGTTTTACTGAGCAAGGATATAATGATTTACCCATCTGTATCGCAAAAACACAATATAGTTTGTCAGCTGATCCTGATCTCAAGGGTGCACCAACTAACTTCACCGTCCCGATCCGTGATATGCGCCTAAGTGCAGGTGCTGGTTTCATATATCCTTTAGCAGCTGCTATATCCACTATTCCAGGCTTGCCAACAAAGCCTGCTTATTACAACATCGACTTAGATGAGGAAGGTAATATCCTTGGTTTATCATAG
- the efm4 gene encoding elongation factor EF-1 alpha (eEF1A) methyltransferase Efm4 encodes MSGLPESKLGTKAHWDSMYELEVSNFKEFKDEGEIWFGEESEERIVQWMEDYVSNDQRTSANHAYRVLDLGTGNGHLILRIAEEADTLLPQPYELLGVDYSEKAVELAKQLAEAHDFQKQVKFEQYDIIKDLRLCDRTWDLILDKGTFDAISLSSDKLDGVPLNQVYVDRIHEMLSPTGVFLITSCNWTLEELSERFLNKGFRIHSTVPVPVFEFQGSKGSSTTVVAFELAN; translated from the exons atgaGTGGATTACCGGAATCAAAATTAGGAACGAAGGCACA CTGGGACTCTATGTATGAGTTGGAAGTATCgaatttcaaagaatttaaaGACGAAGGGGAAATATGGTTTGGTGAAGAGTCTGAAGAACGAATTGTTCAGTGGATGGAAGATTATGTTTCAAACGATCAAAGAACGTCAGCAAACCATGCTTACCGGGTTTTGGACCTGGGGACAGGAAATGGTCATTTAATTCTTCGTATTGCTGAAGAGGCTGACACTTTACTTCCTCAGCCTTACGAATTGCTTGGTGTTGACTATAGCGAGAAAGCGGTAGAGCTTGCGAAACAGTTGGCAGAAGCGCAcgattttcaaaaacaagttAAATTTGAGCAGTACGATATTATAAAGGACTTACGGCTCTGTGACAGAACATGGGATCTTATTTTGGACAAAGGAACTTTTGATGCCATTTCTCTCAGCTCAGATAAGTTGGATGGAGTCCCTCTCAACCAGGTATATGTGGATCGTATCCATGAGATGCTGTCCCCTACAGGGGTATTTTTAATTACTAGCTGCAACTGGACCCTAGAAGAATTATCTGAACGTTTCCTCAATAAGGGATTTCGTATCCATTCTACTGTTCCGGTCCCTGTCTTTGAGTTCCAAGGAAGCAAAGGTAGCTCGACAACAGTTGTCGCTTTCGAGCTTGCCAATTAA